A DNA window from Anser cygnoides isolate HZ-2024a breed goose chromosome 21, Taihu_goose_T2T_genome, whole genome shotgun sequence contains the following coding sequences:
- the ANKK1 gene encoding ankyrin repeat and protein kinase domain-containing protein 1 — protein MTAEADPQLGSLTVFSKEDFEEDWVKVASGGFGCVYQVKHRRWRTVYAVKCSPYLLQDSSAERTSVNCLMEEATKMEKIKFQHIVTIYGVCNSPLGIVMEYMARGSLEKILPTHKMSWQLKFRVIHEMGLAMNFLHSMTPPLLHLDLKPGNILLDGNMHVKISDFGLSKWMEQSSRMQYIESSALRGTLSYIPPEMFLQNTKPPGIKYDVYSFGIVIWEVLMQKKPYAGANMMAIIVKVAAGKRPCLEPTSDDWPGECQQMVDLMKRCWDQDPKQRPSFTDIPVETDMLLSLIQSLVVDPENERLVRKMSHKPAISGSQQSDKEEFIFSQVPRSAETGKEEVHVPPSQGETESPEDILSEEICRVHDNGLTLLHVMVIQGDVDKVKFLLSCKVNVNSQAVCGYTPLIMAVQKRSPEICSVLIEHNADINMPDEDGWTPLHFAAQNGDDRIVRLLLDHQAQVNAQEHDGWTPLHLASQNNFENVARVLLSRQADSNTQEVDGKTALHVAACFGHVSLVKLLASQGADLEKKQKNHRTPLHVAVERGKFRVVHYLLKNGASVNSLDQNHYSALHLAVARGKYLICEKLIKYGANVELRTDKGWTPLHLASFKGHIEIIHLLKDSHAKLNARGSMDWTPLHLATRYSEEPVVCELLRCGADPNIAEKSEWAPLHFAVQRGSFLTVINLLECRADVNAKNKVGWTPLHLAVLKGNMAIIKTLIKAGALLDVEDITGCTALQLAIRHQKENIITLLQGKDSLMNKSGNRTLVNDAKISRPRFVPRRTDL, from the exons ATGACTGCGGAGGCAGACCCGCAACTGGGCAGCTTAACCGTCTTCAGCAAGGAGGATTTCGAAGAGGACTGGGTTAAGGTGGCCAGCGGAGGCTTTGGGTGCGTGTACCAAGTGAAGCACAGGAGGTGGAGGACGGTCTATGCGGTGAAATGCTCGCCATACCTGCTGCAGGACTCCAGCGCGGAGAG aaccaGTGTGAACTGTCTAATGGAAGAGGCAACCAAGATGGAGAAAATCAAATTCCAGCACATTGTCACTATCTATGGGGTCTGCAACAGCCCTCTGGGCATAGTGATGGAATATATGGCCAGAGGGTCCTTGGAGAAAATTCTCCCCACTCACAAAATGTCATGGCAGCTCAAATTCCGGGTTATCCATGAGATGGGCTTGGCTATGAATTTCCTGCACAGCATGACACCTCCTTTGCTTCACTTAGATCTAAAGCCAGGGAACATTCTCCTAGACGGGAATATGCATGTCAAG ATCTCAGACTTCGGGCTCTCCAAATGGATGGAGCAGTCGAGCCGAATGCAATACATTGAAAGCTCTGCACTGAGAGGCACTTTGAGCTACATCCCCCCAGAAATGTTCCTCCAGAACACCAAGCCCCCAGGAATCAAATACGATGTGTACAG CTTCGGAATCGTCATTTGGGAGGTGCTTATGCAGAAGAAACCTTATGCAG GAGCCAACATGATGGCCATTATAGTCAAGGTTGCAGCAGGAAAGAGGCCCTGCCTGGAGCCCACCAGCGACGACTGGCCAGGGGAGTGCCAGCAGATGGTAGACTTGATGAAGAGGTGCTGGGACCAGGACCCTAAGCAGCGGCCAAGCTTTACAG ATATCCCTGTGGAAACAGACATGCTGCTGTCCCTGATACAAAGCCTCGTCGTAGATCCGGAGAACGAGCGCCTTGTCAGGAAGATGTCCCACAAGCCTGCCATCTCGGGGAGCCAGCAG AGTGACAAAGAAGAGTTTATCTTCTCCCAAGTCCCCAGAAGTGCTG AAACGGGTAAAGAGGAGGTCCATGTGCCACCTTCTCAGGGTGAGACCGAAAGTCCCGAGGACATCCTGTCCGAGGAGATCTGCAGAGTCCACGACAACGGCCTCACGCTGCTTCACGTCATGGTGATCCAGGGAGACGTGGACAAGGTGAAGTTTCTCCTGAGCTGTAAAGTCAACGTGAACAGCCAGGCAGTCTGCGGCTACACCCCGCTCATCATGGCTGTTCAGAAGAGGTCCCCGGAGATCTGCTCGGTGCTGATAGAGCACAATGCAGACATCAACATGCCCGATGAGGATGGCTGGACGCCTCTTCACTTTGCAGCTCAGAATGGGGACGACAGAATTGTCCGCCTCCTGCTGGACCACCAGGCACAGGTCAATGCTCAGGAGCACGACGGGTGGACCCCCCTGCACTTGGCATCACAGAACAACTTCGAGAACGTGGCCCGAGTGCTGCTGTCTCGCCAGGCTGACTCCAACACCCAGGAGGTAGACGGGAAAACGGCCCTCCATGTGGCAGCTTGCTTCGGGCACGTCAGCTTGGTCAAACTCCTTGCCAGCCAAGGAGCAGACCtggagaagaagcagaagaaccACAGGACGCCGCTTCATGTCGCGGTGGAGCGGGGGAAGTTCAGGGTCGTCCACTACTTGCTGAAGAACGGGGCCTCTGTCAACAGCCTGGATCAAAACCACTACAGTGCCCTGCACCTGGCCGTGGCCAGGGGGAAGTACCTCATCTGCGAGAAGCTCATCAAATACGGAGCCAACGTGGAGCTGAGGACGGACAAAGGCTGGACCCCGCTGCACCTGGCTTCTTTCAAAGGGCACATTGAAATCATCCACCTGCTGAAGGACAGCCACGCCAAGCTGAACGCCAGAGGAAGCATGGACTGGACGCCGCTTCACCTGGCCACTCGCTACAGCGAAGAGCCGGTGGTCTGCGAGCTGCTGAGATGTGGGGCAGACCCCAACATCGCCGAGAAGTCGGAGTGGGCCCCCCTGCATTTTGCAGTCCAGCGGGGCTCCTTTCTGACCGTCATCAACCTGCTGGAGTGCAGGGCAGATGTCAATGCTAAGAACAAAGTGGGCTGGACACCCTTGCACCTTGCTGTCCTCAAGGGCAATATGGCCATTATCAAGACCTTGATTAAGGCCGGTGCTCTGCTGGATGTGGAAGATATTACTGGCTGTACAGCCCTCCAGTTGGCAATTAGacatcagaaggaaaatatcaTTACGCTGCTCCAAGGCAAGGACTCACTGATGAATAAATCAGGGAATAGGACTCTGGTGAATGATGCAAAGATTTCAAGACCCAGATTTGTTCCAAGAAGGACAGATTTGTAG
- the LOC106039792 gene encoding uromodulin-like 1 isoform X2, with the protein MSLRPAAEASPELQGSAPPQDAFLASLAVRSSSSQPVLRVRSCCVTPSSSPGGPSAVCCLLPRLLSECRHIQLLQSSEPRAASFTIQPFQVLNHSVAYLHCELNVCLHGKPGCEQGCFDSVEPLPQPGDRNSPGQLHNLISFGPVLRTKDRFLYKPVEGPDSAMLVPVLLGSLTGFAVLGSAFISLWLHHRRKTKSLGCPQFGEIRGL; encoded by the exons ATGAGCCTGCGCCCTGCGGCAGAAGCGAGCCCggagctgcagggctcagcacctcccCAGGACGCCTTCCTGGCCTCCCTGGCCGtgcggagcagcagcagccagcccgtGCTGCGGGTCCGCTCCTGCTGCGTGACGCCGTCCAGCAGCCCGGGGGGCCCCAGCGCCgtgtgctgcctgctccccag GCTGCTGTCCGAATGCAGACACATCCAGTTACTGCAGAGCAGCGAGCCCAGAGCTGCGAGCTTCACCATCCAGCCGTTCCAGGTGCTGAATCACTCGGTGGCCTATTTGCACTGCGAGCTCAATGTCTGTCTGCACGGCAAACCGGGCTGCGAACAG GGCTGCTTTGACAGTGTGGAGCCGCTTCCCCAGCCAGGTGACAGGAacagccctgggcagctgcaCAACCTGATCTCGTTTGGTCCAGTTCTGCGAACCAAGGACAGGTTTCTCTATAAACCTGTGGAAG GTCCTGATTCTGCCATGCTGGTGCCCGTTCTGCTGGGGTCCCTGACTGGCTTTGCTGTTTTGGGCAGTGCTTTCATCAGCCTTTGGCTGCACCACAGACGGAAAACCAAAAGCCTAGGTTGTCCACAGTTTGGAGAAATCCGCGGCCTGTGA
- the LOC106039792 gene encoding mucin-19-like isoform X1 — protein MQEKFPIFILIASELLDLSGASRDELPVSGAPGLGSPGGAQLRAESSPVPSEELPVTGGDSAEVTFHFQTAGIDPTSEMTADFIPVRTETAARATATLPKEVVRNLEGSDQQSALKLQDGDAFSNDLLSNVSVPTSARGSQATTHPEQSERSVPGKAQTVPEAAVSPTSSSAGLPQPTPTGGVHQDSRGVAAVSPIPVIKQTEVPSPKISLLTSTVNFHPPRKETAPSPFPTSVKMAFVSAGLGRLPPLAPPTTKRPRDASPQVQPDSRAAVTPTYVKRTRSVDAQFTTSAFPQKPASVGLDAAYFRVTQTTAVQFSPLLSLNQEPAGSEGRNSVTAVINGSRHTTLLPALQQLLQGNVQLSSLLMHPEALGHDELIPPPFQGPIDAADKPQPLLLSQTLNCTKHHASHDTNRSAQESTVLALQRDADHLMMTSKPEKSRSSKSPQASSNSSSSGQSQSFTLNLSQTTRELKGATSPLLPGASTFEKTALPPVTTSAAVHAALQPLATSVASYAGLQPMGVPTSAARGLHILTSSAAAGSGSQVRGVSAHPGPREAFAVVPQMSTVGDSKGQKSLPHQIDKAGSPPLTPQASVVSSPSGLHDENQKASLDSSAPSASPIQHAGSLEAFVGRLHPPHAQESQSSTTTARPEPAVPVVSEIPAHLAQALLQQFGASHDAATKNLSALRTDHPKMLPSSLYLSFLLRNTDGMICLLPMQESPLPASFPNVSVGTLVSVQQILAASNSSLADLANLRNGSPSSLILVKPVFILFPTDRADLQMVPSPQGEDDHKSALSFTNKQGQTVVTHEHSRDIPEKTSSSHPTSESLRPQTTLSTASDQRAEKAKVTSQPVLTTASYVAIPSSFQATAPAAARLLDPQLRTSTAAQAPHLQGLPEELQAAAAPSPGAEVPSPGGMATEPPASLGPPVLVRAQHSPPTAPTGFFKAEKPLSFSVTPLLSAVGLAGLPMPAQPPFTVAGAVGQVQHGTGLTLQTTTHGQGSVSPSSSARAPCTDCLSSARTVKYPLKMSPNIVPLQSTSQSQLSTESLQRLPSQVPFVPSAVLAFSVFPAGNDGRGSAAGSTASSGVTLRAKAAPVPPTSIKPDLTKHLEFVTIVPKPVVRTETPTPVPARTLFATKVKTAASGKLLATSTPPRMYGRSPASLPSPVSAHVPLPSAVKREQSSRAPSALFSPANVGENGKPTEGSASPRKMGAGGFLGTSTSLPAVFSTKTEQPPAAALGSQAGVAPAQPSAAAEPMIALESEPKLTQTTSPSPLAVTSLSAAKNDYITASFSQKKVFFLPTSALQSDPNVVFPTIAVMSSSAKVPASGAKSEGVFLKGDTATASQVPGRAATSSAPRAREEKVPLGASTEQEAGHSSQHAAGQAAGPSTAKSLSVPASKVTNRPAALNKAAADGAEMLLTRDLSPLPPSLGSPSHPAGAVAARTAASDPWPGATATAPTEGLLPGTEAEEEAGPHGVTHGDPAGSESALMPPGSEPRALLSESRQRRVLQQDGAVLSGIAVVSDEACGSGNYTVQMSLRPAAEASPELQGSAPPQDAFLASLAVRSSSSQPVLRVRSCCVTPSSSPGGPSAVCCLLPRLLSECRHIQLLQSSEPRAASFTIQPFQVLNHSVAYLHCELNVCLHGKPGCEQGCFDSVEPLPQPGDRNSPGQLHNLISFGPVLRTKDRFLYKPVEGPDSAMLVPVLLGSLTGFAVLGSAFISLWLHHRRKTKSLGCPQFGEIRGL, from the exons ATGCAGGAAAAGTTTCCCATCTTTATCCTGATTGCATCTGAACTATTGGATTTATCTG GTGCCTCCAGAGACGAGCTTCCCGTCAGTGGAGCACCAGGCCTGGGCTCTCCCGGAGGAGCCCAGCTGAGAGCCGAGAGCAGCCCGGTGCCCAGCGAGGAGCTCCCCGTTACAGGAGGTGACTCGGCGGAGGTGACGTTCCACTTCCAGACTGCAGGGATTGATCCTACCAGTGAAATGACAGCTGACTTCATTCCTGTCCGCACAGAGACAGCTGCAAGAGCAACAGCCACGCTGCCTAAGGAGGTGGTTAGAAACTTGGAGGGGTCTGATCAACAGTCCGCTTTAAAACTGCAGGATGGAGATGCATTTTCTAACGATCTCCTGAGTAATGTAAGTGTCCCCACCTCTGCACGAGGCTCACAGGCCACCACCCATCCAGAGCAGTCAGAGAGGTCAGTGCCAGGCAAAGCACAGACTGTCCCTGAGGCTGCTGTCAGCCCGACCAGCTCCAGCgctgggctgccccagcccactCCCACTGGGGGGGTGCACCAAGACTCTCGGGGGGTTGCAGCTGTCTCTCCCATTCCTGTTATCAAGCAGACGGAGGTGCCAAGTCCTAAAATTTCTCTTCTGACTTCAACGGTAAATTTCCATCctccaagaaaagaaacagcaccATCTCCGTTTCCGACCAGCGTTAAGATGGCTTTTGTAAGTGCAGGGCTGGGCCGGTTACCACCATTAGCACCTCCCACTACCAAAAGGCCAAGGGATGCAAGTCCCCAAGTCCAGcctgacagcagagctgctgtgacaCCTACATACGTGAAGAGGACTCGGAGTGTGGATGCTCAATTTACTACTTCTGCATTCCCACAAAAGCCAGCTTCGGTGGGCCTTGATGCAGCTTATTTCAGAGTGACACAGACAACTGCTGTTCAGTTTTCCCCTCTTTTATCTCTGAACCAAGAACCAGCAGGCAGTGAAGGCAGAAACTCAGTAACAGCTGTAATAAATGGCTCTAGACACACAACCCTATTGCCTGctcttcagcagctcctgcaaggcAATGTACAGTTGTCTTCATTGCTGATGCATCCTGAAGCTCTAGGTCATGACGAATTGATTCCACCTCCATTTCAAGGGCCCATTGATGCAGCCGATAAACCACAGCCTCTCCTCTTGTCCCAGACTCTCAACTGTACTAAACACCATGCTTCACATGACACCAACAGGAGCGCTCAGGAAAGCACAGTCCTAGCTTTACAAAGAGATGCAGATCACCTGATGATGACAAGTAAGCCTGAAAAATCCAGATCCTCTAAAAGCCCGCAGGCTTCTTCTAATTCATCTTCATCAGGCCAGTCACAAAGCTTCACGTTAAACCTCTCCCAAACTACTAGAGAGCTAAAAGGAGCAACATCTCCACTCCTTCCAGGTGCATCTACCTTTGAGAAGACAGCCCTTCCACCTGTAaccacttctgctgctgttcacGCAGCACTTCAGCCACTAGCTACATCTGTTGCTTCCTATGCTGGATTGCAGCCGATGGGTGTCCCCACCTCTGCCGCGAGAGGACTCCACATACTGActtcatctgctgctgctggttctGGGTCTCAGGTTCGAGGCGTTTCAGCCCATCCCGGACCTCGGGAAGCGTTCGCTGTGGTGCCGCAGATGAGCACGGTGGGAGATTCCAAGGGACAGAAAAGTCTTCCACATCAGATAGATAAGGCTGGTTCTCCTCCCCTGACTCCACAAGCCAGCGTGGTCTCCAGCCCCTCTGGACTGCATGATGAGAACCAGAAAGCTTCTCTTGACAGCTCTGCCCCTTCAGCCTCCCCCATCCAGCACGCTGGAAGCCTGGAAGCTTTTGTTGGCAGACTGCACCCACCCCATGCACAGGAAAGCCAGTCCAGCACAACAACAGCACGTCCTGAGCCAGCGGTACCTGTTGTTTCTGAGATCCCAGCACATCTGGCCcaagcactgctgcagcagttTGGTGCATCGCATGATGCAGCTACCAAAAACCTCAGTGCTCTCAGAACCGATCACCCTAAAATGCTCCCGTCATCCCTGTATTTGTCCTTTTTGCTTAGGAATACCGATGGCATGATATGCCTGCTTCCCATGCAAGAGTCCCCTTTGCCTGCAAGTTTCCCTAATGTCAGTGTTGGGACTCTGGTTTCTGTTCAGCAAATCCTGGCAGCATCAAACTCTTCGTTAGCAGATCTTGCAAACTTGCGAAATGGGAGTCCTTCTAGCTTAATTCTGGTTAAGCCTGTATTTATCCTTTTTCCCACGGACAGAGCAGACTTACAGATGGTGCCCTCTCCTCAGGGTGAAGATGACCACAAAAGCGCCCTCTCATTCACAAACAAGCAAGGTCAGACCGTGGTTACCCATGAACACAGCCGTGATATCCCAGAGAAAACTAGTTCCTCGCATCCCACTAGTGAGTCTCTGAGACCTCAAACTACTCTCTCCACTGCTTCTGACCAGCGAGCGGAGAAAGCCAAAGTTACTTCTCAGCCAGTGCTGACTACTGCGAGTTACGTGGCCATCCCTAGTTCTTTTCAAGccactgccccagcagcagctcgctTGCTGGACCCGCAGCTGAGGACGAGCACAGCAGCGCAGGCTCCTCACCTACAGGGGCTGcctgaggagctgcaggcagctgctgccccttccccaggggCTGAGGTGCCTTCCCCTGGTGGGATGGCAACCGAGCCTCCCGCCTCCCTGGGGCCACCAGTACTGGTGcgggcacagcacagcccccctacagcccccacaggatttttcaaagctgaaaagccgctttctttttctgtaaccCCTTTGCTGTCAGCAGTGGGGCTCGCTGGTCTTCCGATGCCGGCCCAGCCTCCGTTTACTGTCGCAGGGGCTGTGGGTCAGGTGCAGCACGGTACGGGACTGACGCTGCAGACCACCACCCATGGCCAGGGCTCAGTGAGCCCGTCTTCCTCTGCCCGTGCACCGTGCACAGATTGTTTGAGCTCAGCTAGAACTGTAAAATACCCGCTAAAGATGTCCCCAAACATCGTGCCTTTGCAGTCCACGTCGCAAAGTCAGCTAAGCACCGAGTCGCTCCAAAGGCTGCCGTCACAAGTTCCATTTGTACCCAGCGCTGTGTTGGCTTTCTCAGTATTTCCAGCTGGCAATGATGGCAGAGGCTCGGCAGCGGGCAGCACTGCCTCTTCTGGAGTCACTCTGCGTGCTAAAGCAGCACCCGTCCCCCCCACCTCTATAAAGCCTGATCTCACCAAGCACTTGGAATTTGTTACCATTGTGCCCAAGCCTGTTGTCAGGACGGAGACCCCAACACCAGTACCAGCGCGTACCCTATTTGCAACAAAGGTCAAAACAGCAGCTTCTGGGAAATTGCTGGCGACCAGCACCCCCCCGAGGATGTACGGCAGGTCCCCCGCGAGCCTGCCCTCACCGGTGTCTGCCCACGTTCCCCTGCCATCGGCTGTGAAACGTGAGCAAAGCAGTCGAGCACCTTCTGCATTGTTCTCACCAGCCAATGTGGGAGAAAATGGGAAACCAACCGAAGGCAGCGCAAGCCCGAGAAAAATGGGAGCTGGTGGATTCTTGGGAACCAGCACGTCTCTGCCGGCCGTGTTTAGCACAAAGACAGAgcagccccccgcagcagcTCTCGGCAGCCAGGCTGGTGTGGCTCCAGCACAGCCGTCTGCGGCTGCAGAGCCTATGATTGCTCTCGAGAGCGAGCCTAAATTGACACAGACCACCTCGCCATCTCCATTAGCGGTGACTTCTCTCTCTGCGGCTAAGAATGATTATATCACCGCTTCATTTAGccaaaagaaagtgtttttcctGCCAACATCGGCTCTGCAATCTGACCCGAACGTGGTGTTTCCTACAATTGCCGTAATGAGCAGCTCAGCTAAGGTCCCTGCATCGGGGGCGAAGAGCGAGGGCGTGTTTCTGAAAGGGGACACAGCCACCGCCAGCCAGGTGCCTGGTCGGGCAGCCACCTCCTCAGCACCTCGGGCACGGGAGGAGAAGGTGCCCCTGGGAGCCAGCACGGAGCAGGAGGCTGGCCACTCCAGCCAGCACGCTGCTGGGCAGGCCGCGGGGCCGTCTACAGCAAAATCACTTTCTGTGCCTGCGAGTAAGGTTACCAATCGGCCAGCTGCCTTAAATAAAGCAGCTGCTGATGGTGCTGAGATGCTCCTAACCAGAGACCTGAGCCCGCTGCCTCCAAGCCTGGGGAGCCCCTCGCATCCTGCGGGGGCCGTGGCAGCACGCACAGCAGCCAGCGATCCCTGGCCGGGTGCTACGGCCACTGCACCCACCGAGGGGCTGCTCCCGGGCACAGAGGCCGAGGAGGAGGCCGGACCACACGGGGTGACCCACGGAGACCCCGCAGGCTCAGAATCTGCTCTAATGCCCCCGGGTTCGGAGCCCAGGGCGCTGCTGAGTGAATCCCGGCAGAGGAGGGTTTTGCAGCAGGACGGTGCCGTTCTCAGCGG GATCGCAGTTGTCAGCGACGAGGCCTGTGGCTCTGGCAACTACACGGTGCAGATGAGCCTGCGCCCTGCGGCAGAAGCGAGCCCggagctgcagggctcagcacctcccCAGGACGCCTTCCTGGCCTCCCTGGCCGtgcggagcagcagcagccagcccgtGCTGCGGGTCCGCTCCTGCTGCGTGACGCCGTCCAGCAGCCCGGGGGGCCCCAGCGCCgtgtgctgcctgctccccag GCTGCTGTCCGAATGCAGACACATCCAGTTACTGCAGAGCAGCGAGCCCAGAGCTGCGAGCTTCACCATCCAGCCGTTCCAGGTGCTGAATCACTCGGTGGCCTATTTGCACTGCGAGCTCAATGTCTGTCTGCACGGCAAACCGGGCTGCGAACAG GGCTGCTTTGACAGTGTGGAGCCGCTTCCCCAGCCAGGTGACAGGAacagccctgggcagctgcaCAACCTGATCTCGTTTGGTCCAGTTCTGCGAACCAAGGACAGGTTTCTCTATAAACCTGTGGAAG GTCCTGATTCTGCCATGCTGGTGCCCGTTCTGCTGGGGTCCCTGACTGGCTTTGCTGTTTTGGGCAGTGCTTTCATCAGCCTTTGGCTGCACCACAGACGGAAAACCAAAAGCCTAGGTTGTCCACAGTTTGGAGAAATCCGCGGCCTGTGA